The genomic stretch caaaccaatggtacacatgggctacagtatcctgacggaacgaatggcgtatgaaccaattgttggtcaccggctatcatgggaatgcatcgcctcacgatgctccactgccttatggatcagacctttaggtcgaaggctccgggtgtggccccctaggaaaaccacgtGCTCCAGTCTAGGCATCTCggcagcatcacagccctcacacaaatctcatttgatttgtgtggcgcatatgtatctggtgcttccttgtaccaacatttatgtgtataaataaaataaaataaagaactatctcccttattcatagccacatttggttaGATACtgcacaaatgttatttcctattttatgatgtgatgtggtctgtttaggtggtatataaaccaagtatgtttgaaataaatgattcgcataatgGAAGCTGTCATTATTGTCCTTGAACCAACAGTCATgcagggctaggcaggaagaaGGATCAATAAAGATTCTACACTGCTTGTATGGGTttgtgtcattggtccggtcgataaAACACTGttttctaattggcggtatcattacTTTATATATTAAATGGGTACacaggccacaagttataaccaGTACTAAGTTTTGTAAATAAGGTACAGAAAATGGAATAATGGTTTACTGTGGCAAGTTTGTCGAAGAGTAGACAATAGTCTGTGGTAACTTCGTCTTAACGTCTTAACTTATCGATGCTTTACAAGAATTTGATGATACACATCTAAACTAGAATGTTTTACTGAAATTCACATGGTAtcgttttgtttgaatcttccaattgatgttttgggattgcaattgatcagtctcttattggcatatgtggatCGTATACGTATTGCCCCGATTATAGTCTGAATACTTATGAATGTGAGATTTTAAGGTGAGAAAATTCATCTAACAAATTTTAGGAAACTGATGATAAGGTGGTGAATTGTAAAGAAGATAGGGTAAAATCATTCATAGATGATGAGGTTATGATTATGGCATGAATAACTGGGATCGGTAAGAATCTCTATTCAGCCTAGGACATATACTAATTTGCCAAATGTTGTTTCAGGTATATCTGCAATATGGATAGCTCAAAACGGACTAATAATAAGTTCCTTAAATTCGACATCTGGTAACGATAGTTCCATTTTTATGACCAAACTCAATCATATCAAGTATATAGATATACTCAGTGAATGAGATCCAAAAAACAACTAACTTGGTTGAAGCGAAACTGTCTACTGATTTAATCTTCCAGCATTACATGTCAATGTACATACAGTCGATTTACATAGAGTAATGGCCGGATTACAACGTATTCGATAGAATTGAATCATTGTTAAAGATTAGGTGGTTATTACAGTGAATACTTAATCACAGTAAAGTAACGATACTATGAGCATTCATATCGTACGAACTAAGAAAGATTATTGCCCACATTTTTTTGTAGGTACGTGTACAAGTATGTGATACGGAGAAAGAGCTTATCTAGATCAACAAGAAACAAGCATATCGGAATTGTCTATGTGTACCTTTATCATCAACAAGGTTAAATATTCATGATGTGTTGTTACAGTTTGATTATAATATGAATTCAGTTGTTTGCTTCAAGTTCAacttactacttatatattgTCAAAACTGACATCATCTTGATAACTTTCCCAATAAggggctgatcaattgcagtcctaaataacaatgggaagatacaagtaggcaacattaagtgaatttaaacttcaccccatttcatAAGTaggtagctatcaggactcagtagctaagtggataacgaagagacgtttgaagcgaacggtacttggttcaagtcccagagtgaacatcaactctgagattcaggtacatccagctgacgagtcccgaatagggcgaaacgcacatcctggattccactgctagccactatccatcttcgtttataaagcttgtaacttcaggcaatatcgaggcagtcctcacaggatgcacacatACCAACAAGATACTGATCAATTATAGTTCTAAACAACAATaagaagatataagtaaacaacactaagtgaacattgtacgtctaacttcaatcacttACGTTCAAAATGGACATAGGATTTCAACTTTATCAGTGTAAAGTATTTCATGAGACACGATGATGATTAAAACAACATTCATTATAAAGGTTATTATTGAACATGTTATACTTGCATAACATACTTGAAAGAGATATATAAACTGTAACCTAGGGTACCGTATTCGAATTCAGATGAATAATCACCTAGGTAACACATCTTTTTATGATCATCAATGTAGTTTATTACATAGTTTCGATAAATGGTTGGTAACCCACCTAatatacaaaggaaaaagcaagattctcaaatataaTACGGAGAACAccgacccaatcacacttgatggagaaactctggaagaggtggagacattcacgtacctgggaagcatcattgataaacaaggaggataggatgcagatgtaaaggcgagaatTGGCAAGGCAAAGGCAGCCTTTctacaacatatggaactcaaaacaaagtgagaatcctcaaaacgaacgtcaagaaagtcctactatacggagctgaaatgtggagaactactacatccatcgtcaagaacgtacaagtatttataaacagttgtttacactaaatattcaacattcactggccggatactatcagcaatagcgtTTTATGATCGAGGACAAgccagcttctagctgaagaggaaattaagaaaagacgttggaagtggatcggacatacattaaggaaatcatcaaactgcatcacgaggcatgcgctaacttggaatccggaaaagAAGCgtaaaagtggaaggccaaagataacattacgtcgggaaataaaaacagatatgaaaaggatgaataggaaaTGAgatgaactggaaagaattgcccatgacagagttggatgaagaatgctggtgggcggcctatgctcctctacgagggttaacaggcgtaagtaagtatataagtAACCCACTCCCCTACTATACTTACTTGACTAATACAATCTATACAGACTACTGAAAATGATAAAATACTTTTATAATATAtatctttatttcaaaattgttAACACTGATAAGCACATATGATTAAGATTTCTTGTAATGGTAATATACTGTAAAGATAATACATATACTTGACAACAATCCATTATGAATATATTTAGTTGCTATGCTTGAAGGTGGTATAGTATCTATTTTGGCAACCAAAGCATTAAACGTATCTTTTAGCCTTCCAATTTCTCTTTTTAAATCTAATAAAAGAAAACGTGGATCTAAATctttaattgaataatgaagttATTATATTCAAGAATACTAGTTACCAACGTCAGTTTGA from Schistosoma mansoni strain Puerto Rico chromosome 6, complete genome encodes the following:
- a CDS encoding 13 kDa tegumental antigen Sm13, encoding MIWKILVLFMFVELISSEPEPEPEPVPVSRNSKDVSIQTDVDLDPRFLLLDLKREIGRLKDTFNALVAKIDTIPPSSIATKYIHNGLLSSICIIFTVYYHYKKS